The DNA segment TATGAGGAGAAAAGCCGCCGGCCGGTGGAGGAGTACTGTGCAATGCTGAAGAAGCTCTTCTGTATTGGCCTTATTGCACTCATGGGTCATGCTGCTCTGAAAGGTTATGATGAAGAGGATGCTCTGCTCAAAGACTGGGGGGAGAAGATGGGCGTTGTGCAAGAAAAGATGAACGCCGTCATCGAAGACTGCATCGTCAGCTTCCCCAAACAAGCCGAACTGGACTCCCAACGAATTGTCAGAGACCACTCGGGTTTTACGAACCAACAGCTGGCTGATGCCATTGTGGAAAAGTTGAAGAAGAAGTACGACTGGGTGGGCTGGTCTGTACGTGTCTTCGGGACCCCAAAGGGCCTGTTCGCCAACAAGAAAGACTATCATTGCCCCACCGGGAAGAGTCGCTTCCAAGTCCTGTCGGATGAGAAACTGAATGTCTGGGTGTCCTACAGCTCCTCACCTGAGCCCCTGGATAAAGATCAGATCGAGCAGCTCATCCTGAGCCAGAAGAAGCTTGCAGTGGTTGGTGCAGCTGAGCTCCTGTTTGAGAAGCTGCCAGGAGACTGTGTGGTCCACACGATCAAGACCAGCAAAGACCTGGCCTGCTCCTGTAGCTTTTCAGAAGACCTGCACTACTGGAAGGAGCACAAGAACATCTACGTGTGCGTTCACTCGGCCTGAAGTAGTGAAACCTGACGATCTTCCTTCAGTCTCACAGCACTGAGAATGAGAAGATACCTCACAATGAGCTAATATACACTAACCTGATGTAGATTCCTACACGTTTGTATTTTAATCCACAGAGAAGCaaacaaaatgttttcattttagtttCCCCCTCGAATAAATTGCATTAAAAGCGCCGTGCTTAGACAATCAAACCCGACCCATCTTAAACCCTGGAGCATTCATCAATCACAGCATTTGACCTGACCGTCCTGGAGTTTCTAAATTCCAGCCTGGGTTCTTGGTCTTGATACATCAGTTTGGTCTGGAAAAGTCATGTTTACCTTATTCCACTAGAAACCAAGCAGACCTTTCTGATGCTGCACCAGTGTGCCACTCACTCCAGGAACAGGAAAAGTCTTAATCTGCAGATTTAAATCACTCCAGAGAAGTTTGGCTGGAATTTGCTCCCAAAGTTGCTTTGTCACCACGAGACATGCTGGAAGCCACATTCCCACTAGAGATAATGGCGTCTTCTATCAGATAAGCGGCGGCCTCGCCTGGTCCAGGTGAAGCTCACCAAAGCTGGCAGAGAAAATGCCTCCACATGTTACAAATGCCTTCGTTTTGCCTGTTCTTGTTGGGATTGTGGTTAAAACGGGTCTCAAGGCCTTGACCAGCAGGTGGTCCAACATCAGGGACGTGTATGTTTTTAGTGGATCTTCGTTACCCAGCTGGACGATGCACATGTTGGTTTTATGGCAGATATTCTCTTGAGATATTGATATTTACACTATTGTGAAAATAACATGCTTGTTTTATTCTTGATTCTATGATTTTTGCACCTTTCTGTATTTCTAATTTGCATATTTTTCCTAACCTACATGTGTTTCTACCTGTTTTCTTATTCCTTCTCAGAACAAGATATTTTTACATCAAATCAGCAGTTGTAATAAACGTTTTCCAAAAGaacatttttgtatgtttttcttgCCAATAATGGCATTTTAAGTCTAGATGATTTTGTACGAACTTGTCAAACAACAGAAACGATAAAAACGTATTCTAATAACTGCGAACATCTACGGCTGAACTCGGCACTGGATGCAGAGAGGATATTTCCGAGCAGCTTAAAGATCAAATATGCAGAATGTGAAATAGGAACAGACTGACCAAGTTTCCTGTGGGCAAAACAGGACgtcccagtgcccccagtggCTTGTGTGGCTGTCCCATCCCATTATTTCTAAAGCCAGTTTCCTGGTACAGGACTGATTAGACCTGCTACAGTTTGCATAATGGCACCAATTAAATTAGATAAGATCAATACAGGTTAGTTTTTATCTTGTTTATGCTTCTAGAGACTTGGGTTGGGATAAAGCCAGATCAGCGCTGGCTTCAAACAAACGTCAAGGACATGCTGCATCAGGTTGACCAGTTATCTGGAAGAAGAGACGCGAAACAAGTTCTTCTAAGTTCATgccaagaaaagaaaacagcaagagagagagagatggttgGCTGGTGTGGAAACACCCATCGTGCTGTGTAATTATTGGGTTGTGACTTTTCTATCTTTGGCATTTAGAGTTCCTGCCGTAGCTGAAACTGGCTGGGAACGCCAGGAACAAAACGGTCTTTGGGGAATTCCTTGGATTCATTTGATAAGATGAATGAATGTGTGAATACTTCATGGGCCTTGTTTCCAACACACCCCTCAGGTGTCCCAGGCCCAGTCCAAGTATTGGACCGTAGcttctgtccttaaatcaacTCATATCCAGTAAATAAATTTACATCCTGCCAGTTCAGAACAGCGTCCTCTCGCGGCAGTATGGAGCAGAGCAAACTATTGTTGCCAAGATAAGAGCAAGCCACAGGAATGCTTGGATGGCTGGGttcagaggggggagggaaataATGTTCCATTCACCAACGAAGGTTGGCAAAGTCAGACCTTTTTTACCTGCCAACGGAGCAA comes from the Takifugu rubripes chromosome 7, fTakRub1.2, whole genome shotgun sequence genome and includes:
- the LOC101076193 gene encoding protein rapunzel-like isoform X2 is translated as MADQLQKLVSEKKDVVETVMEVFEKGAEVVASIAGDLFPVFAIAAPIVKLALDNVESKEAVFMKEQFQKVRDHLEKVSEEIQKINDEIKKSGLDAVYFPVEENITNQFRKYLDILNAKPKFREVKKKLFLEHFAKTGGDKNLNTLYNSVTGENFSEESVLVITLNYEEKSRRPVEEYCAMLKKLFCIGLIALMGHAALKGYDEEDALLKDWGEKMGVVQEKMNAVIEDCIVSFPKQAELDSQRIVRDHSGFTNQQLADAIVEKLKKKYDWVGWSVRVFGTPKGLFANKKDYHCPTGKSRFQVLSDEKLNVWVSYSSSPEPLDKDQIEQLILSQKKLAVVGAAELLFEKLPGDCVVHTIKTSKDLACSCSFSEDLHYWKEHKNIYVCVHSA